A part of Deinococcus detaillensis genomic DNA contains:
- the recD2 gene encoding SF1B family DNA helicase RecD2 — MNAADPTQQHLTPQAQHLRVSGSVNKVRYRADSGFTVLSATLKNEEGEDDDATVVGLMPPLDVGDSFTAEVSMEEHREYGYQYKVLNMVLEAAPSDLTEEGVAAYLEARVGGVGKVLAGRIASHFGSATFEVLSETPEKMLQVPGITQATLFKMTQSWSVQGGERRSLAALQGLGLSISQAQRATKHFGDAAAERLSADIYALTEVEGIGFLTADKLAQEQGITSDDPRRLTAAAVYAIQQAAQQGGHSFLPRTRAEKGVGHYARVSPEQAMLALDNAIELGRLKDDEGRIYLPPVLRAERRLAGVIRTLIATPPTGEWNVPKGADKGLSAEQATVLHLLEDNRLVVLTGGPGTGKSTTTRAVADLAESLDLEVGLCAPTGKAARRLGEVTGRSASTIHRLLGYGPEGFRHNHLEPAPYDLIIVDEVSMCGDALMLSLLNAAAPGARVLLVGDTDQLPPVDAGLPLHAITQVAPTIRLSQVYRQAAKNPIIQAAHGLLSGKAPEWGPAELHHVATDADVGARRVALLVRELGGPGKVQVLTPMRKGPLGVETLNHHLQGIFNPGVGGVRIADGEARAGDIVVQTKNDYQNEVFNGTLGTVLREDRGKLQVDFDGNVVELAGAELFNLQLGYALTVHRAQGSEWDTVLGVLHEAHMPMLSRNLAYTALTRAKERFVSVGSQSAWVRAASKQKDERYTALLERIRG, encoded by the coding sequence ATGAACGCCGCCGATCCCACCCAGCAACACTTGACTCCCCAAGCTCAGCATCTGCGGGTGTCGGGCAGCGTCAACAAAGTCCGTTACCGCGCCGACAGCGGCTTTACCGTGCTGTCGGCGACCCTCAAAAACGAGGAAGGCGAGGACGACGACGCCACCGTGGTGGGCTTGATGCCGCCGTTGGACGTGGGCGACAGCTTCACCGCCGAAGTCAGCATGGAAGAGCACCGCGAGTACGGCTATCAGTACAAGGTGCTGAATATGGTGCTGGAAGCCGCGCCCAGCGACCTCACCGAAGAAGGCGTGGCGGCCTACCTGGAAGCCCGCGTGGGCGGCGTCGGCAAAGTGCTGGCGGGGCGCATCGCCTCGCACTTTGGTTCCGCCACCTTCGAAGTGCTCTCGGAGACGCCGGAAAAAATGCTGCAAGTGCCGGGCATCACTCAGGCGACCCTCTTCAAGATGACCCAGAGCTGGAGCGTTCAGGGCGGCGAGCGGCGCTCTCTGGCGGCGTTGCAAGGGCTGGGCCTGAGCATCTCGCAGGCGCAGCGGGCCACCAAGCACTTTGGCGATGCAGCTGCCGAGCGCCTCAGCGCCGACATCTACGCCCTGACCGAAGTGGAGGGCATCGGCTTTTTGACCGCTGACAAGCTAGCGCAGGAGCAGGGCATCACGAGTGACGACCCGCGCCGCCTGACCGCCGCCGCCGTCTACGCCATTCAGCAAGCCGCTCAGCAGGGTGGGCACAGCTTTTTGCCGCGCACCCGGGCTGAAAAAGGTGTCGGCCACTACGCCCGCGTCTCACCGGAGCAGGCGATGCTGGCACTCGACAACGCCATCGAGCTGGGCCGTCTCAAAGACGACGAGGGCCGGATTTATTTGCCGCCCGTGCTGCGGGCCGAGCGGCGGCTGGCAGGCGTGATCCGCACCCTGATCGCCACGCCGCCCACCGGTGAGTGGAATGTGCCCAAAGGGGCTGACAAGGGACTCTCGGCGGAGCAGGCCACCGTGCTGCACCTCTTAGAAGACAACCGGCTGGTGGTGCTGACCGGCGGCCCCGGCACTGGCAAAAGCACCACCACGCGGGCGGTGGCCGACCTCGCCGAATCGCTTGACCTGGAAGTGGGATTGTGCGCTCCCACCGGCAAAGCGGCGCGGCGGCTGGGCGAGGTCACAGGACGCAGTGCCAGCACCATTCACCGCTTGCTCGGCTATGGGCCGGAGGGCTTCCGGCACAACCACCTCGAACCTGCGCCCTACGACCTGATTATCGTGGACGAGGTGAGCATGTGCGGCGACGCTTTGATGCTGAGCCTCCTCAACGCCGCAGCGCCGGGAGCGCGGGTGCTGCTGGTGGGCGACACTGACCAGCTCCCGCCAGTGGACGCCGGATTGCCGCTGCACGCCATCACCCAAGTCGCGCCCACCATTCGGCTTTCGCAGGTCTACCGGCAGGCCGCCAAAAACCCGATTATTCAGGCGGCGCACGGTCTACTCAGTGGCAAAGCGCCGGAGTGGGGGCCAGCCGAGCTGCACCATGTCGCCACCGACGCCGACGTGGGAGCGCGGCGGGTGGCGCTGCTGGTGCGCGAACTTGGCGGCCCCGGCAAAGTACAGGTGCTGACCCCCATGCGAAAGGGGCCGCTGGGAGTGGAGACGCTCAACCACCATTTGCAGGGCATCTTTAACCCTGGAGTGGGCGGCGTCCGGATTGCCGACGGCGAAGCGCGGGCGGGTGACATCGTGGTGCAGACCAAAAACGATTACCAGAATGAAGTCTTTAACGGCACGCTGGGCACCGTCTTGCGCGAAGACCGGGGGAAGTTACAGGTGGACTTTGACGGCAACGTGGTGGAACTCGCCGGGGCCGAACTGTTCAATTTGCAACTCGGCTACGCGCTGACCGTCCACCGCGCTCAGGGCAGCGAGTGGGACACGGTGCTGGGCGTGCTGCACGAAGCCCACATGCCGATGCTCTCGCGCAACCTCGCCTACACCGCCCTGACGCGGGCCAAAGAAAGATTTGTCAGCGTGGGGTCGCAGAGCGCCTGGGTGAGGGCGGCGAGCAAGCAAAAAGATGAGCGGTATACAGCGCTGCTGGAGCGGATTCGGGGGTAA
- a CDS encoding HD domain-containing phosphohydrolase: protein MKSTLVKSAAPNRHRSSGPHRPKPGVEAQTVVLLAQSSEDVFRRCVSLALQITRATTSMVLLYRPGLDVLEVVAASGHLAEEATGRQLRRGEALGWRVFDSGEVQSVERAQDIAEAYFVSGRAQPGMYLGVPLLDPEGQVLGVLSADTTDSPERLDAADAQALLLLGQAAGVAYSRWLALEHAQVTARQFERLATLTPELDRLTRPEEIARLALQALIEVSGFTSGAVFGIDSQGQATLTVLEGEEYEGPPSAAQLREPHPPAGLVAEVLRTGSPQLVPDYMSWSGARVHSIYTAAAAPLRSRGQVVGVIGLMHTRHRHEAPGEIMTLLGMVAARIDQALERASGLEYLHQTREAALRALGRVLEGRDGDTFGHTDRVTTLALQLGEALGRSPEDLQHLRWGAYLHDIGKVAVGDDVLRKPGELTAAERRLMQRHVVVGDDMLRDEVFVPRAVREVVRHHHERWDGSGYPDRLAGEAIPLLARIFSVVDVYDALVSERPYKRAWPQSEALAELERCAGSQFDPQIVEVFVNLEKACSVLL from the coding sequence TTGAAATCTACCCTCGTCAAGTCTGCGGCCCCGAATCGGCACCGCTCCTCCGGGCCGCACCGTCCCAAGCCCGGTGTGGAGGCGCAGACGGTGGTGCTGCTGGCCCAGTCTTCCGAGGATGTCTTCCGGCGCTGCGTCAGTCTGGCGCTGCAAATCACGCGGGCCACCACCTCGATGGTGCTGCTGTACCGGCCCGGGCTGGACGTGCTGGAAGTGGTCGCCGCCAGCGGCCATCTGGCCGAGGAGGCCACTGGACGGCAGCTGAGGCGCGGCGAGGCGCTGGGCTGGCGGGTCTTTGACTCGGGCGAAGTGCAGAGCGTTGAGCGGGCGCAGGACATAGCCGAGGCGTATTTCGTCTCTGGGCGTGCTCAGCCGGGCATGTACCTGGGAGTGCCGCTGCTCGACCCAGAAGGTCAGGTGCTGGGCGTGCTGTCTGCCGATACCACCGACAGCCCTGAGCGGCTGGACGCGGCAGACGCTCAGGCGCTGCTGCTGCTGGGACAGGCGGCTGGAGTGGCCTACAGCCGCTGGCTGGCGCTCGAACACGCTCAGGTCACCGCGCGGCAATTCGAGCGCCTCGCCACCCTGACGCCGGAGCTCGACCGCCTGACCCGGCCTGAAGAGATTGCCCGGCTGGCCTTGCAAGCGCTTATCGAGGTGAGTGGGTTTACTTCCGGAGCGGTGTTCGGCATCGATTCCCAGGGGCAAGCCACCTTGACGGTGCTGGAGGGCGAAGAGTATGAAGGCCCACCCAGCGCTGCCCAGTTACGTGAGCCGCATCCACCGGCGGGCTTGGTGGCGGAGGTGTTGCGAACCGGCAGCCCGCAGTTGGTGCCCGATTACATGAGCTGGAGCGGCGCACGTGTACACAGCATTTACACCGCCGCCGCCGCGCCGCTGCGTTCACGCGGACAGGTCGTGGGCGTGATCGGCCTGATGCATACCCGTCACCGTCACGAAGCCCCCGGCGAAATCATGACCCTGCTCGGCATGGTCGCGGCCCGCATCGATCAAGCGCTGGAACGCGCCTCCGGACTCGAATATCTGCATCAGACGCGCGAAGCGGCTTTGCGGGCGCTGGGACGGGTACTCGAAGGCCGCGACGGCGACACCTTCGGCCACACCGACCGCGTCACCACACTGGCGCTGCAACTGGGCGAAGCGCTGGGACGGTCGCCGGAAGACTTGCAGCATCTGCGCTGGGGCGCGTACCTGCACGACATCGGCAAGGTGGCGGTGGGCGACGACGTCCTGCGTAAGCCCGGTGAATTGACGGCGGCGGAGCGGCGGCTGATGCAGCGCCATGTGGTGGTCGGAGACGACATGCTCCGTGACGAGGTGTTTGTGCCGCGTGCGGTCAGGGAGGTGGTGCGCCATCACCATGAACGCTGGGACGGCTCAGGGTATCCGGACCGGCTGGCAGGCGAGGCAATTCCGCTGCTGGCCCGCATCTTCAGCGTGGTGGATGTTTACGACGCGCTGGTCAGCGAGCGGCCCTATAAACGGGCCTGGCCCCAGTCGGAAGCGCTGGCCGAGCTTGAGCGCTGCGCGGGCAGCCAGTTTGATCCGCAGATCGTGGAGGTCTTCGTGAATTTGGAGAAAGCGTGTTCGGTGTTGCTGTGA